The DNA window CTGACCCGATCGGGGACCGAGATCGTGAATGATCCGTGCGGTCCAGGCCTTGCCGACACCGGTTTCACCGTTGAGCAGAAGCGTCGTCCGGTCACTCTGCGCCAGCAGCGAGACCTGCTGGACGAATTGCTTCATGACGCTCGAGGTGCCCAGCGAATCGAGTCCGTGGGGCGACGCGGTTCGCGCCAGCAATGCCGATGCAACCCGACGAGCCTTGGTCAGCAAGGCTGCACGCGAAGCCGCGGTCAGCACCACGTCGGCATCGCCGGCGGCATCGAGCACCATGGTCGCGCCGGAGCGCATGCCGAGAGCCACTCGTTCCGACCCGGGCTGATCACCGAAGAGCACGACCGGAACCTGCCCTGCGCCAAGCGTCTGGATCGCCTCCGGGGTGCCGAGCGACAGAGCCAGCAGCACGGCGTCAGGTCGAATGCGTGGCAGCGCACCGAGGGCTGCATCGACCGACAGCTCGCGCACCACCTCGTGCCCCGCTTCCTCGAAACGGGCGCCAATGGCACGAAGCGTGGCAGGATCGTCATGTACCAGCAGGATCGAGTCCGTCATGGTCAGGTCCCTGAAAAGATCGAACGAATCGACTGCCCGTCCCCACGGCGGGCAACCGGACGCATTCCCCTCTGACTACACCAGCACCCGGATCGCCCCCGGCACCACCGTCGCCGTAAAGGGCGTTTCACCGTACAGATCACCATCGAACTGCGCCGGTTCGGCGGGGTGAGCCTCGACCCGCACCTGCCGGCCCCGCGCATAGGTCAAGTATGGCGTCTCACCGGCGTCCAGGGCGACATTGGCCAGCGCCCGAACCAGGCTCCGCGCGGCTTCCCACGGAGTATCGGCATCGATGATCAGGACGTCGAACAATCCGTCGTCGAGCGCCGTCTCGCGGTGGACCCGAACGAGGGGCGGAATCACCTCGCCACAATTGAGTACCATGACCAGTGCCGCATCGCGTTCGATGACTCGTCCATCGACCGTTACGGCAAACTGGCGCGAGCGAATCTCGGGCATGACGCGAAACAACGAGTTGAAGTACCCGCCGATGCCCAGGCGGCGCTTCTCCTCTGTCCCTGTCCCGCCCATGACCCGCGCATCGGCGCCGGCCCCGCAAGCGACCCCGAAATACCGCTGTCCGACCGCATTCTCCAGCAAGCCGAGATCGATCCGCCTGGGGCGCCCGCGGAGAATCAGCTCAGCAGCCTGAACCGGGCCAAGCGGCAACCTCAGGTTGCCCGCCAGCACGTTTCCGGTACCGCCGGGAACCAGCCCGAGCGCCACGTCCGTACCAACCAGCGCCGACGCCGCCTGCATCGTGGTGCCATCGCCGCCGAAGACGGCCACAACGTCGACCCCGCCGGCAACCGCCTCCTTGGCGAACCGTCGGGTATCCTCGGCAACGGAAGTTTGACGCAAGTCGATCGACCACCCCGCCGCTTCAAAGACACGCCGTACCGTGTCGGCCACGTCCGGATTGGTCCGCGCCGCCACCGGATTGGCAATCAACAACGCTCGAGCCATCGCGTACTAGTACTCCCGATCCCATTTGATGTCCGCGCCGAACTGATACCGACTCGGCCGGATCAAGCTGGACGCCACCTGACTCAGGCAAGACTGCACCGGTTCCGCAGCGACCTGGACCTTCATCGTCGGGTGGAGTCGATATTCGAGGCTGGCGCCAAGATAGCGCCGGTTGAGTTCGACCTGGAGGCCCTCGACCACACATCCCCCAAGGCTCAGTGTCGCGAACAAGCGCCGGGTCAGCTGCCGACCGAGCGATAGTCGCGTCACCGAGCCGCCCGTGGCAAGCGCCGTGTTACCCTGAGCAAAGCCCGGGCTGATCTCGACCAGATCGAAGGGCGAATCTTTGGAAGAAATCAGCGAGCGTTCGAGCTCCGAAGTCAGGACCTTGCTGGCCAGCGCCGCAACGACGCGACCCTGATCATCGAACGCGCCGCGTACACCACTCGATACCGTGCCAAAGACGAGCAGCGATACCAGCTCGCGCTCCGGAAACTGCTGCCGACCAGGCTCACTCGTCAGCTGCAGGTTGGGCGCGAGCAGCGTTCCCGTAATCCGGGCAATGATCGGGTAATCGGCGGTCCCGGCCGTCGTCGATGACACCGTTCGCACCACATAGCGAGCAGTCAGATCGAGGCTGGCGTTCATGTCTGGCGTGTTGAAGTACCGGACGGTGCCCTGCTCGACTGTGAACGTCCGGGCTACCCCAAGCCCGGGCTTGAAGGTATAGGTCCCGCGCGGAACCGTCAGTTCGCCACTGACGCGAAACTCGCTCCGGCCCGCGCGCCGACGCTCCTTGTTGACGGAGACCTGCCCTTCGAGCTGTACGTTGGCTTCGCTCGAACGAAGCCAGACATCCTGGGCTACCCGGACGTTCAAATCACGAATCGTGAGCGAGTCGAGAAAACGGCTCTGGAACTGAGCTCCCAGACCCTCGGCCCGAAGCGCCGTCGTGTCGACGAGATCGAGGTTGGCCGGGTCCTCGAGGTTGATCACGTTCTTCGACAACAGGTCGGCAAAGTAGACCACACTGTTGGTCGCGCGGACGCTGCCACTCAGGACCGGCCGAACCAACGGCCCATCGAGCGCAACGTCACCAGTCGCCCGGAAGGTCAGATACTCGGGCACGTCGATCAGCAGGAAATCCCGGGCGGATAGCGTGAGGCCGAGTACCGGCGTGGTCAGCCGCTCGAGCCGAACGGCGCCCCCGATCCGGGCCTCACCGATATCGCTGCGGATCACGGCCGAGTCCGCGATGACCGAGTCGCCTGCCAGACGGATTCGCCCGAACATCGGCCCGTAACTGACGCCCAGCCCGGGAACATAGACGGCCGCGTCTGCGACGGTTACCTGTCCGCTCAAACGGGGAGCTTCCCAGGAACCCTCAACCTGCGCATCGAGCGCAAGCGTACCGACCACGCCTCGAAGATTCTGGGTCAGTGCTTCGATCACCGCGAGGTCGACGCTGTCTGCCTGACCCCGGATGACGAGTTCACCTGGAATCTGGCGGCGCGTGACGTCACCCATCGAAAGGTCCAGAGGCAGCCGCGCGTCGACGTCCAGAATCGGACGCCCGGTCCGCCAGAAACTCAGATTGCTCTGCAGCAGGCGACTGTCATAGTTGAAGACGGCCCGCACCAGCGGAGCTTTGACCTGCCCCACGACCGGTCCGGTCAGCGTAGCTGACCCCCGGAAGGTAGGCGACTCGAGCGTGCCCGCAGCGCGGAGGTCGACGCCGAGCGAGCCGCCGATCCCTGCCGTGTCACGCTGGGCCAGGGCGTAGAGGTCACGCAGCGAAATCCCGGATGCCTGCAATCGGACCCGCCCTTCGCTTCGGCCCGGTAGAACACCTTCCATTCGGATCGAACCCGAGCCGTCATCCGTGGCAATCAGCACGGTATCGGCTTCCATCACGCTGTCGACGGTAAACTGGGCTGACCGCTGCAGCTGCCACTGCCGGCCAAGCAGTCCGACGGCCAGTGAATCGACCTGCAGGATCCGTACGCTGTCCGCCCCTACCCGCCACTGTCCCCGCGCTGCAACCCGGGCCGCCGTTCCGCTCGCCCCGCGAATGTTCCAGCCAAAGTCGGCCGGTGTGCCCAGCAACCCAGCCTCCAGGTCGGCGAAACGGAGCTTGCCATGCGCCAGCGTGTCGGCCGAGATGGTGAGCCCGAAGACCAGGCTGTCCGGGGCCGCCCCCGCGGCTTCGAGCTTGACGGTCCCGAGCCGCACCTGGTTGCGCAGCCAGGCAGCGGAATCAAGACGGATCTCGGCGAGAGCATTCCAAGCCTCGAGCGAGCCGTCGAGCGAGAACGTTCCCCGAGCCCGACCGCTCATCAGGTCTTCCTCGATCAGATCGCTCCGACGCAAACCGGCCAGTTCGGCCGCGAGACTGTCGAACGGCGCGAGATTGAGCGCCGCAATCGTGCCTTTGAGGCTGCCCCGATGCGGCTCGGACCAACCGAAGGTACCCGCCAGGTAGGCACCACCACCGGGCCAGACCACGCCAGCCGTGTCAACCGTGATGAGGCTGTCACGGATCGCGAGACGAGCCCAAGCGGAGTCGAGAATGAAGCTGCGCACCGAGCTGCGACGCAGCGCCAGATCGATCACGGCGTCCGGGGCCACCGCCGAATCGATCACGCCGGTCAGCACCGCCTGTCCGGCCAGACTGGTGGTCGGCCCGGTCGGCGTCAGCATCGCGAGGTTGGCCCGGTCGAAGCTGACTCGGAGACCATCCGCACCGAAACGCGGCGGCTCCAGGCTGGTACGCCCGATGAACTGATACGCACCGATTCCGCCGGCCAGACCACCTTCGACCCAGAGCGAGTCGAGATAGCCCAGCATCCTGAGGGAGCCGGCCACCATGCCCTGCAGGGTCAGCGTCGGGAAACTGCCCCGGATGCCGTCGAAGGCCAGGGTGTCGACCGTCAGGTCCGCATCGAGCCCCAGCGTCTCGGTTCGAGTATCCAGACGCGCCCGGCCACCGAGCACGCTGCGCGGTTTGGTCCCGTCCACGTGCTCGACCCGCCCCTGATAGGTAACGTTCTGCCAGGGGCCGTCGAGGCTGCCCGCCAGACGCAGGCGCCCGTCGAGCGCAACCGCCGGAGTGACCAGGCGAATGGTCCGCAAATCGAGGTCCGCATACGGAATCCGCGTCTGCTGAAAGACCATGCCCTCGGCGCCTCCCATGGACAGCTCGCCTTCGATGGTGAGGCGGTTGCTTCCCCCGTCCGGCACCCTGCTGTCCTGAAAGAGCCAGTCCGCGCTGATCGTCATGGCATCGAAGAAACCGGTGGCCTGCAGCGGGCCGGACAATCGACCAGCCAGGGGGAGCGTGTCGAGGAACGGTCGCACCGCCTCCAGGTCGAGCGATTGAAGGTCGAGCGTCAGATCTCGGAAGCCGAGCCCCCGATAAACGTCCACCATTGCCACCATCCGGCCGCGGACCCGGCTGCCGTCACCCGCGACATCGAGATCCCGCACGTCGTACACGGAACGGCTCCCGGCCGGTGACGTCGCCGTCACCTGTCCCCGCCCGCGCAGCGCCGGGAAGTTGGGTGAGATCCACCGCAGGTCGACCAGGTCGAGTGTCGGCGCCTCGAGGCGGAAGTTGTAGAGGATGGTATCGCGCGGCCAATCGATCCGGCCGCCGCCCCGCACGATCGTATTGGGCAGCGCGGCCCGCTCGACCTCAAAGAGCAGACTGTCTCTGCCTTGTGTCAGGGTAGCCTTGAGGTCGCGAACGGTAATTTCCGGATCGCTGATCGACGCCGTCAGCGAATCGATGGCCATCGAGAACGGCGCGTTGTCGGGTGACGAGATGGCCAGCAGCCGGAAGCGTGCGGTCAGCCCTCGCAACGTGCGCTCGATCATCAACGCATTGCCGGGACGTTCCGCAAGCTCGATCCGGCGGCCCGGCTTGGCTCGCTCAGCGGCGAGCGCGGAGTCTCTCTGAGCGGCGGTCCGCAGCCGGCCATCGGGGTTCCAGGGCAGCCGGATCGTCACGTGAGCGCGATCGAGCGCCAGATCCTCGATCAGGACCAGCGGCTTGGTCCGCTTGACGGTGTCGGTCGAGGGCAAACCGAGACCGAATATCTCTTCGTAGTTGAGCCGCCCCCCACGATGCTGGACGATCTCGAGCCGGGCATCGCTGACGCGGGCATCGCGAAAGACGAAACGTCGAGCCAGAAAGTCCCCGAGCCGGTAACCAACCTCGATCTTGGAGGCATCGACCAGCAGTGCGCCAGCCGTGTCACGGATCACCACCGAATCGAGAGTCAGGTCGCCCAGGAAGTTGCCTCGAATCCCTCCGATCCGGATCGAACCCTCGACCAGCCGGGCCGACTCCTCGGTGAGCACCCGCGCCAATAAGGCCCGGCCGGGCGCCAGCGTCGTGAGCGCCGCACCCGTGCCAAGCACGGCCGCCAGTACCGAAACGGCAAACACGAAGACGGTGCGCACCAGGCTGCGGAGCATCAGAAGGCCTGCCCGACCGAAACCTGCAGGTTGAACTTGCCGGTCCGGGGCTTTCGGTAGTCGCTCCGCACCAGCGTCAGTTCTTCGTCCAGCAGGGAATAGAGACCACCAGCTGCGTAAGGAGCGTTGGTATAGGCGATGTCGGCACGCATCGGGCCCAGCGGTGTGCCGAAACGAATCCCGATGCCCGGGGTCACCCGGAAGGCAGCCCCCGACGCGAGCGAGCCGCCCCGCTCCCAGACCGAACCGGCATCGACAAACAGCGCCCACCGCAACCGTCCGCCCAGCAACGGCGATGGCAAACGCAGCTCCAGGTTGCCGACCGCGAGCGTGTTTCCACCGATCGGGGCCACCTGCACCGAGTCGGCATCGATCACGGATCCGTCCTCATTCAGGTTGCCTGCGGAGGTGACGTAAACCACGGGGCCAAGTTCGTTCCGGTCGTAACCCCGAACGTCATTGGCCCCTCCGGCATAGAAGCGCTGATCGGGCGGAATGAAACTGCCCTCGCCGGCACCGAGACGAAGCCGCGGCGACACTGCGGCGCCCGCCTTGACGTGCGCCGCTAGCACAACTTCGCGACCGAGGGGCGTATACCAGGAGGCCTCTCCGACCAGCCGCGTGAACTCGGACAACCGGCTCGACCCGACCAGAGGGGAACTGACCGTTGCCTCGAGACTATAGAAGGACCCCCGGGTCGGATCGAGGGGGTTGTTGACCCGCTGCCGACTGACCGTGCCGATCAGGGATGCGGCCAGACGTCGCTCCCGGAGCTGTGCAATGTCATCCTGCCGGCACGCCAGGAAGAAAGCGCAGAAGCTGACGGCAGTTGCCTGAGTCGATCCGTAGGCCAGTCGATAGGTGAGCGAGAACGGCACCCCCCGCTGACTCTCCCGCGTGAACGTGACGCTGGTGCCAATTTCGTCGCGCAGGTAGATCCGGTACTCCGACCGTCGCTCGCCGAATACCGTGCCCGTAATCGCGTTGGACGGCGAGAGGAATGCGGGCCGACGAATCGACGCCGAGAGGGCGTAGTTGACTCTGCTCGATCCGATGGTATCGGCTTCCAGGCCGCTGCAGACCGTCGAAGCAAGCGGGTCGAGCGCCACACCCAGCTTCGACACCGAGCCGTTGAAATCGAGCTGCCGACCGCGCCCGCCCACGTTGCGCGCAGTCCACCCGGCGTTGGCACGAAAGCAGTCGTTCGTGGCAATACCCAGCCCGGACCGGACCCGGAAATGGGGCCCCTCCTGAACCTGAATCGTAAGCGGAACCGCCGGGTCGCCCATGGTAAAACGTGTCGTGTCGATGTCGACCGTCGCGAAGCGAAAGAGACCCGACTGATAGAGATTGAGCTGGCTGCGATAGATGTCGGCGTATCGAAAGGTCCGCCCCGGTCGCGCAGCAAGCAGCGACCGGACAAATGATGAATCGACCGATTCGGTACCCTCGATCCGAATCGGGCCGAATACCGCAGGCGCTCCGGGATCAGCCACCAGCTCGATGTCGACGATTCGCGCCTCCCGATCGAGATCACGCCGACCAAGCAGCACCGTCGCCGATGGATAGCCACGATCCCAGAGACGACTCTGGATCGTGTCGGCGGTCGCCTCGAGCCGGACATACCGGTCGTAGGGCATCCCGACCTGCAGCGGCAGATCGCGTACGATCCGGGGCCGATCCGGCAGTGAGTCCAGTCCCGAGATCGTCAGCGATCGAACCCGTACCGGCTCACCTTCCGTGATCAGGAAGGTGATGTACGCATCCGTTTCCGTGCGGACGATCGAGGTATCGATCTGCACATCCATGAACCCGTTGAGCTGGTACAGCAGGCGCAAGCGAGCCAGGTCGACACGCAGTTCCCGCTCATTGAGACGACGGCGCTCGCCCAAGCCTAGCCAGCTGACCATCGAGTAGCGAACAAAGAAACTCGAATTGGTCGTGGCGATCGCGGCCTCGAGCGTCACCGCATCGAGCGATCGATTGCCCTTGAACGCGAGATGCCGAATCACCAATCCTTGATCCTGCGCATCGAGGTCGACCGCTGCAAATCCCAGCACCAGGGCGAGCGCCAGACCCCGGCCGATCCGGCGCAAACCCGGAACTGCCAAAATCCGCAACATGGCCCCGCCAAATGCGGGCCGAAACCGGTTCCAAGCCGAGCATGACCGCACTCGCTAAATCTAGTCTACTGTTGACGTTACGCCATGCTGTGCTGAGATTCCACCGGCCTGACGCATGGCGGCTCGGCCGTCTGACTTCCGCGCATGCACCCCAAAACGACTGACTAGGTACATGACACTTTCCTCCGCGTCGATCCGGACAGCGATTCTCATCACCTTGCTGGCGCCAGGTCTGGCCAGCTCGCAGTCGCTGACGAAGAGCCTGACCCATCGACTCAACCAGGCTCCGTTCGATCGCCACCACTGGGGCGTTGCCGTCCTCGACGAGCGAGGCCGACTGCTGTTCGGCCACAACGCCGAGCGGCTCTTCACGCCAGCGAGCAACACCAAGCTGATCGTGACCGGGGCCGCGACGATGCTGCTCGGCCCCGACACCACGGTCAGAACCCCGGTCTATCTCGACGGGCCGGTCGAGCAGGGTACGCTGCGGGGTAACCTGATCCTCTACGGCAACGGCGATGCGACCTGGGCCCGTCGTTGCTACGCCGTGGATACCCTGGCCGCGGGGGCGTGCCTGACCGATCCGTTCGCCCCGCTCCGCCCCATTGCCACTGCGTTGAAGCGCGTCGGCGTCCGGCAGGTGAGCGGGCAGGTCATCGGTGATGGCAGTTTCTTCGAACCGATCACCTACCACCCGACCTGGGAAATCGGTGACCTGGTCTGGGGCTACGGTGCGCCCGTCTCCGGACTCGGCTTCAACGAGAATACCATCCAGGCCACCATCCGCCCCGGGCCGACGCCCGGCGCCCTGGCCTCGATTGCACTCTGGCC is part of the Gemmatimonadales bacterium genome and encodes:
- a CDS encoding diacylglycerol kinase family lipid kinase, whose amino-acid sequence is MARALLIANPVAARTNPDVADTVRRVFEAAGWSIDLRQTSVAEDTRRFAKEAVAGGVDVVAVFGGDGTTMQAASALVGTDVALGLVPGGTGNVLAGNLRLPLGPVQAAELILRGRPRRIDLGLLENAVGQRYFGVACGAGADARVMGGTGTEEKRRLGIGGYFNSLFRVMPEIRSRQFAVTVDGRVIERDAALVMVLNCGEVIPPLVRVHRETALDDGLFDVLIIDADTPWEAARSLVRALANVALDAGETPYLTYARGRQVRVEAHPAEPAQFDGDLYGETPFTATVVPGAIRVLV
- a CDS encoding translocation/assembly module TamB yields the protein MLRSLVRTVFVFAVSVLAAVLGTGAALTTLAPGRALLARVLTEESARLVEGSIRIGGIRGNFLGDLTLDSVVIRDTAGALLVDASKIEVGYRLGDFLARRFVFRDARVSDARLEIVQHRGGRLNYEEIFGLGLPSTDTVKRTKPLVLIEDLALDRAHVTIRLPWNPDGRLRTAAQRDSALAAERAKPGRRIELAERPGNALMIERTLRGLTARFRLLAISSPDNAPFSMAIDSLTASISDPEITVRDLKATLTQGRDSLLFEVERAALPNTIVRGGGRIDWPRDTILYNFRLEAPTLDLVDLRWISPNFPALRGRGQVTATSPAGSRSVYDVRDLDVAGDGSRVRGRMVAMVDVYRGLGFRDLTLDLQSLDLEAVRPFLDTLPLAGRLSGPLQATGFFDAMTISADWLFQDSRVPDGGSNRLTIEGELSMGGAEGMVFQQTRIPYADLDLRTIRLVTPAVALDGRLRLAGSLDGPWQNVTYQGRVEHVDGTKPRSVLGGRARLDTRTETLGLDADLTVDTLAFDGIRGSFPTLTLQGMVAGSLRMLGYLDSLWVEGGLAGGIGAYQFIGRTSLEPPRFGADGLRVSFDRANLAMLTPTGPTTSLAGQAVLTGVIDSAVAPDAVIDLALRRSSVRSFILDSAWARLAIRDSLITVDTAGVVWPGGGAYLAGTFGWSEPHRGSLKGTIAALNLAPFDSLAAELAGLRRSDLIEEDLMSGRARGTFSLDGSLEAWNALAEIRLDSAAWLRNQVRLGTVKLEAAGAAPDSLVFGLTISADTLAHGKLRFADLEAGLLGTPADFGWNIRGASGTAARVAARGQWRVGADSVRILQVDSLAVGLLGRQWQLQRSAQFTVDSVMEADTVLIATDDGSGSIRMEGVLPGRSEGRVRLQASGISLRDLYALAQRDTAGIGGSLGVDLRAAGTLESPTFRGSATLTGPVVGQVKAPLVRAVFNYDSRLLQSNLSFWRTGRPILDVDARLPLDLSMGDVTRRQIPGELVIRGQADSVDLAVIEALTQNLRGVVGTLALDAQVEGSWEAPRLSGQVTVADAAVYVPGLGVSYGPMFGRIRLAGDSVIADSAVIRSDIGEARIGGAVRLERLTTPVLGLTLSARDFLLIDVPEYLTFRATGDVALDGPLVRPVLSGSVRATNSVVYFADLLSKNVINLEDPANLDLVDTTALRAEGLGAQFQSRFLDSLTIRDLNVRVAQDVWLRSSEANVQLEGQVSVNKERRRAGRSEFRVSGELTVPRGTYTFKPGLGVARTFTVEQGTVRYFNTPDMNASLDLTARYVVRTVSSTTAGTADYPIIARITGTLLAPNLQLTSEPGRQQFPERELVSLLVFGTVSSGVRGAFDDQGRVVAALASKVLTSELERSLISSKDSPFDLVEISPGFAQGNTALATGGSVTRLSLGRQLTRRLFATLSLGGCVVEGLQVELNRRYLGASLEYRLHPTMKVQVAAEPVQSCLSQVASSLIRPSRYQFGADIKWDREY
- a CDS encoding BamA/TamA family outer membrane protein, which gives rise to MLRILAVPGLRRIGRGLALALVLGFAAVDLDAQDQGLVIRHLAFKGNRSLDAVTLEAAIATTNSSFFVRYSMVSWLGLGERRRLNERELRVDLARLRLLYQLNGFMDVQIDTSIVRTETDAYITFLITEGEPVRVRSLTISGLDSLPDRPRIVRDLPLQVGMPYDRYVRLEATADTIQSRLWDRGYPSATVLLGRRDLDREARIVDIELVADPGAPAVFGPIRIEGTESVDSSFVRSLLAARPGRTFRYADIYRSQLNLYQSGLFRFATVDIDTTRFTMGDPAVPLTIQVQEGPHFRVRSGLGIATNDCFRANAGWTARNVGGRGRQLDFNGSVSKLGVALDPLASTVCSGLEADTIGSSRVNYALSASIRRPAFLSPSNAITGTVFGERRSEYRIYLRDEIGTSVTFTRESQRGVPFSLTYRLAYGSTQATAVSFCAFFLACRQDDIAQLRERRLAASLIGTVSRQRVNNPLDPTRGSFYSLEATVSSPLVGSSRLSEFTRLVGEASWYTPLGREVVLAAHVKAGAAVSPRLRLGAGEGSFIPPDQRFYAGGANDVRGYDRNELGPVVYVTSAGNLNEDGSVIDADSVQVAPIGGNTLAVGNLELRLPSPLLGGRLRWALFVDAGSVWERGGSLASGAAFRVTPGIGIRFGTPLGPMRADIAYTNAPYAAGGLYSLLDEELTLVRSDYRKPRTGKFNLQVSVGQAF